Proteins from a genomic interval of Scomber japonicus isolate fScoJap1 chromosome 10, fScoJap1.pri, whole genome shotgun sequence:
- the aldh5a1 gene encoding succinate-semialdehyde dehydrogenase, mitochondrial isoform X1, which translates to MSTICVLRTRCFLRQVLPGLPAAMQRHYSLDVSAPLLRTQGYIDGRWISAASVFPVLDPATGQELARVSDCGPAEAKQAVDAAYKAFHSWKQYSAKERSVLLRKWFELMTLHKEDLAKLITFECGKPMKESLGEIAYSAAFLEWFSEEARRVYGDIVPSPAKDRKILLLKQPTGVASIITPWNFPSAMITRKVGAALAAGCTVVIKPAEDTPLSALALAELAEQAGIPAGVFNVVPCSREKTPSVGQVLCTDPLVAKISFTGSTATGKVLLKLAADTVKKASMELGGHAPFIVFDSADVDLAVSGAMASKFRNSGQTCVCSNRFLVQSGIYEHFLEKLGTAMDAELRVGHGSEPDTTQGPLINTRAADKVVHQISDAVSQGAKVLRGGKRLEGSFMEPTLLADVTTDMLCTKEETFGPLLPVIRFNTEAEALAIANASNVGLAGYFYSKDVSQIWRVAEALEVGIVGVNEGLLSTPEATFGGVKQSGLGREGSKYGIDEYLEVKYMCFGGLKP; encoded by the exons ATGTCTACTATCTGTGTGCTGAGGACTCGCTGCTTCCTCCGGCAGGTGCTACCCGGCCTGCCCGCCGCCATGCAGAGGCACTACAGCCTGGATGTCTCCGCTCCTCTGCTCCGGACGCAGGGCTACATAGACGGTCGCTGGATCTCTGCAGCCTCGGTGTTCCCGGTCTTGGACCCGGCCACCGGGCAGGAATTAGCCCGGGTGTCCGACTGCGGCCCGGCTGAAGCCAAGCAGGCTGTGGACGCTGCATACAAGGCGTTTCACTCCTGGAAGCAATACTCTGCTAAA GAGAGGAGCGTCCTGCTAAGGAAATGGTTCGAACTGATGACGCTGCACAAAGAAGACCTGGCTAAACTGATCACATTCGAATGT ggtaAGCCCATGAAGGAATCTCTCGGGGAGATTGCGTACTCCGCTGCCTTCCTGGAGTGGTTTTCGGAGGAGGCTCGGCGAGTGTACGGTGACATTGTACCGTCACCTGCCAAAGACCGAAAGATCCTGCTCCTCAAACAGCCGACGGGCGTCGCCTCCATCATCACACCG TGGAACTTCCCCAGTGCCATGATCACCAGGAAGGTGGGAGCTGCTCTGGCTGCCGGCTGCACGGTGGTGATCAAACCGGCGGAGGACACACCGCTGTCAGCGCTCGCTCTGGCTGAG CTGGCGGAGCAGGCGGGCATCCCAGCGGGGGTTTTTAACGTGGTTCCTTGCTCCAGGGAGAAGACTCCGTCAGTCGGACAGGTTCTCTGCACCGATCCCCTGGTGGCCAAAATCTCCTTCACCGGCTCCACTGCCACGGGAAAA GTGCTGCTGAAACTCGCTGCTGACACTGTGAAGAAGGCCTCCATGGAGCTGGGTGGCCACGCCCCTTTCATTGTGTTCGACAGTGCTGATGTCGACCTGGCTGTCAGCGGAGCCATGGCCTCCAAGTTCAGGAACTCTGGACAG ACGTGTGTGTGTTCGAACCGGTTTCTGGTGCAGAGCGGCATCTACGAGCACTTCCTGGAGAAGTTGGGCACAGCGATGGACGCTGAGCTGCGTGTGGGACACGGCTCAGAGCCTGACACCACCCAGGGCCCGCTCATCAACACCAGAGCCGCTGACAAG gtGGTTCATCAGATATCTGACGCAGTGTCTCAGGGGGCAAAAGTTCTGAGGGGCGGGAAGCGTCTGGAGGGGTCCTTCATGGAGCCAACGCTTCTGGCCGACGTCACCACAGACATGCTGTGCACGAAGGAGGAAACTTTCGGCCCGCTGCTGCCCGTCATCAG GTTTAACACGGAGGCAGAAGCTCTGGCCATTGCTAACGCATCTAACGTTGGGCTGGCAG GCTACTTTTACTCAAAGGATGTGAGTCAGATCTGGCGGGTGGCGGAGGCGTTGGAGGTGGGCATAGTTGGAGTCAACGAGGGCCTCCTGTCCACACCGGAGGCTACCTTCGGTGGGGTCAAACAGTCCGGTTTGGGCAGAGAGGGCTCCAAGTACGGCATCGACGAGTACCTGGAAGTCAAGTACATGTGCTTCGGAGGCCTGAAACCCTGA
- the aldh5a1 gene encoding succinate-semialdehyde dehydrogenase, mitochondrial isoform X2: MQRHYSLDVSAPLLRTQGYIDGRWISAASVFPVLDPATGQELARVSDCGPAEAKQAVDAAYKAFHSWKQYSAKERSVLLRKWFELMTLHKEDLAKLITFECGKPMKESLGEIAYSAAFLEWFSEEARRVYGDIVPSPAKDRKILLLKQPTGVASIITPWNFPSAMITRKVGAALAAGCTVVIKPAEDTPLSALALAELAEQAGIPAGVFNVVPCSREKTPSVGQVLCTDPLVAKISFTGSTATGKVLLKLAADTVKKASMELGGHAPFIVFDSADVDLAVSGAMASKFRNSGQTCVCSNRFLVQSGIYEHFLEKLGTAMDAELRVGHGSEPDTTQGPLINTRAADKVVHQISDAVSQGAKVLRGGKRLEGSFMEPTLLADVTTDMLCTKEETFGPLLPVIRFNTEAEALAIANASNVGLAGYFYSKDVSQIWRVAEALEVGIVGVNEGLLSTPEATFGGVKQSGLGREGSKYGIDEYLEVKYMCFGGLKP; the protein is encoded by the exons ATGCAGAGGCACTACAGCCTGGATGTCTCCGCTCCTCTGCTCCGGACGCAGGGCTACATAGACGGTCGCTGGATCTCTGCAGCCTCGGTGTTCCCGGTCTTGGACCCGGCCACCGGGCAGGAATTAGCCCGGGTGTCCGACTGCGGCCCGGCTGAAGCCAAGCAGGCTGTGGACGCTGCATACAAGGCGTTTCACTCCTGGAAGCAATACTCTGCTAAA GAGAGGAGCGTCCTGCTAAGGAAATGGTTCGAACTGATGACGCTGCACAAAGAAGACCTGGCTAAACTGATCACATTCGAATGT ggtaAGCCCATGAAGGAATCTCTCGGGGAGATTGCGTACTCCGCTGCCTTCCTGGAGTGGTTTTCGGAGGAGGCTCGGCGAGTGTACGGTGACATTGTACCGTCACCTGCCAAAGACCGAAAGATCCTGCTCCTCAAACAGCCGACGGGCGTCGCCTCCATCATCACACCG TGGAACTTCCCCAGTGCCATGATCACCAGGAAGGTGGGAGCTGCTCTGGCTGCCGGCTGCACGGTGGTGATCAAACCGGCGGAGGACACACCGCTGTCAGCGCTCGCTCTGGCTGAG CTGGCGGAGCAGGCGGGCATCCCAGCGGGGGTTTTTAACGTGGTTCCTTGCTCCAGGGAGAAGACTCCGTCAGTCGGACAGGTTCTCTGCACCGATCCCCTGGTGGCCAAAATCTCCTTCACCGGCTCCACTGCCACGGGAAAA GTGCTGCTGAAACTCGCTGCTGACACTGTGAAGAAGGCCTCCATGGAGCTGGGTGGCCACGCCCCTTTCATTGTGTTCGACAGTGCTGATGTCGACCTGGCTGTCAGCGGAGCCATGGCCTCCAAGTTCAGGAACTCTGGACAG ACGTGTGTGTGTTCGAACCGGTTTCTGGTGCAGAGCGGCATCTACGAGCACTTCCTGGAGAAGTTGGGCACAGCGATGGACGCTGAGCTGCGTGTGGGACACGGCTCAGAGCCTGACACCACCCAGGGCCCGCTCATCAACACCAGAGCCGCTGACAAG gtGGTTCATCAGATATCTGACGCAGTGTCTCAGGGGGCAAAAGTTCTGAGGGGCGGGAAGCGTCTGGAGGGGTCCTTCATGGAGCCAACGCTTCTGGCCGACGTCACCACAGACATGCTGTGCACGAAGGAGGAAACTTTCGGCCCGCTGCTGCCCGTCATCAG GTTTAACACGGAGGCAGAAGCTCTGGCCATTGCTAACGCATCTAACGTTGGGCTGGCAG GCTACTTTTACTCAAAGGATGTGAGTCAGATCTGGCGGGTGGCGGAGGCGTTGGAGGTGGGCATAGTTGGAGTCAACGAGGGCCTCCTGTCCACACCGGAGGCTACCTTCGGTGGGGTCAAACAGTCCGGTTTGGGCAGAGAGGGCTCCAAGTACGGCATCGACGAGTACCTGGAAGTCAAGTACATGTGCTTCGGAGGCCTGAAACCCTGA